The sequence TGTAGACAACCAGAGGACCGCGGCGCTGGCGGAAGCGGCGGTTACGCAGCTTACCCTTACCAGCACGGAGCTTGCGGGACTTCTGGACCTTGACGAGGTCCTCACCGGCACCGATAGCCTTGAGGAGGGCAATGGcggccttggtcttggtgaGAGCGGCACCCTCGAAGGTCTTGGACTCAACGACGAGGGGGACCTCGGGGACCTTGGCGACACGGTGACCGCGGGCGAAGAGCAGAGCGGGGACGGAGGAAGCAGCCAGAGCAGAGGCGGTAGCGAAGCGCTTCTGGTTCAGGTTGAGCTTCTGGTGCCACTTGCGCCAGACCTTGGTGGGAGCGAACATGCGACCGGAACGGCACTGGTTACCGAAGGCAGCCTGACCGGCACGGTGAGTACCACCACCAGAGACACGGGGGATACGGGCGACAGCACGGCCTGGTCAAATGCAAATTCAATCGTCAGTTCCGATTTGTACCAATTTGGCTTGCTCAAAGTGCGAGCTGATTTCCCCAGCGTCCTTGCCGTCCCAATTTTTATTGGAAAATTTGCATCTTGAAatcgaagaaagaaatttCATCCTCACGTACCGGTACCCCAGGACTCAGCGGAGGTCTGCTCGCCAGCCTTCTCGCTCACAGCGTAGGGCTGTCTCTTGTTCTTGGCCATGCCAGTGTGCACCTGCCTGTGATTCGAGATCCGTCAGCATTTCCACGTTGCTTTCCTGGTCTTCGAATCTCGCGATGTCGACGTACTGGACGATATCCGGGCGGATGGGAGCACCGAAAACGGTGGGCAGGGGCTGGGTGGCCCCGGAGGGCTTGCCCTCGGCCGTGGCGATGGAGACAGTAGGGCGGGAGGCCATTGTTGTCGGTCGATGTCGATGGTGAGGTTGAAGTCCAAAGAATTGCCCAGTTCGGCGTGTCCTGTGGAATTTTTCGCTTACTGAGCTAGGCCGGTCGTGGGTCTTAAAGAACCCTAAGCCCTGGTTACTTATTTTGGACAAGCCAGCCGCAGGGTGCGGGCCCGTGCTTGCTTATGTCACCCGACCCCGCCATAGTCACGTGAATATCCGTCAAGTCTTGATTGCGCATCGTGCCGCTGCATACAGACACTGTGATAAGCACAGGGATTTTCACAACTGCCCTGAACATCGCTAGGAGATATAATGTGGCTTCGCCCACCACCAAGGGTTGCTCGTCCAATCCACGTAAATTGATCCATCCACGGTCAGAGTGATCATCCAAGTTGCTGTCGGACCCTGACTTGAAATGTGACTCCACCAACCGTTTACACTGCACTCAATGCCAAGCCAGTAGCCGCTGTGTATTTAGACTGGTCGCATCACATATTTAGTCCCCAATGGAGACTCTCCATTATTCCTGGGCTCTCTATCAAGAAATGCTTCTTTCTCGTCAATTTCAGCCTCCTAGGTCTGCCTGATCTTCGGCCAGTGTTTCCGGATCCCAGTGGCAATGCCACGAAAGACGAGTTGTGCAAGGAATTAGCAGCGAAGTCTTCCGGCCGCTGGCTCTTTCGTTTGGTGTTTAGGCGCTCTGCGTGGGGATTTCGGGCAGGGGATGTGTTTCAATCACTCTTCTCCTTGGGCTGCGGCGGGGGCCAGCGCTTACTTGCCGCATCGGCCCAGAAATGAAGTGGCGCCTGCATCTATGTGCCTTGATCCAGGGATGATCTGTTCATGTACAAAAGGGTCTCCCGCTTCTAGAAAATGTATCATACCCAATATTTGATCTTTAATACATGGATACAGACCAGTGAAAGTCGTCACTTGTTCCTCGTTTAATTCAGGTCCTCATCTGTGTCCTCGCGGAGTCCTTGGACTGGCGTCGGTTTTGTTCCTGATCATCATGCTGTCTGATATTATCAATCAATGCTGGAATCGATGTTCAAGTGCTTCCCGAGAAGATCGTTGGCAGCCATCTTATTTGCGCAAACGTGTGCTCGTCTTGTTCCTGATCCTTTTCTCTCTGCTTGTTGCCGCCCTCGAAATCCTCTACCATTATTCACAAGTTCGCAATGGTATTGCAGCTTCGAGCGAGGCTCGTCATTACCTTTGGACTTATGGGCCGACGGCTATACTGACGCTGTTGGCCACATTCTGGGCCCGAGTCGAGTTTCAGTCAAAACAAAATGCCCCGTGGCAGTCAATGTTGGAAGCGCCCCAGCCAGCTGATAAAAGTATCTTGCTGGATTATGTATCCGAGATGCAGCCAGTGGCTCTATGGAAAGCCTTCAAGAATAGACACGTCCTTGTCTTCTCTGGGACCTCCTGTACCTTGCTTCTGCAGCTCATGATCGTCTTTTCGACAGGCTTGTTCTCCCTGGAAAAGGTGCAGGTGGACAAGCAACATGTGCCTATGCAGACATTGAGTACTTTCGCTTCAATCCATTCGCAGCTTGCCACAGTTGGGTCTCAACCATACGACATAATAAACGGCATAGCGTTCAATAATCTGACGTACCCTCTTGGCACAAATGGTGATCTAGCATTTCAGCAATTCTCAGCTTCCAATCTGCCTCCGAATGCAATAATCACAGTCCCGATTGATGGTATCATGGCAGATTTGAAGTGTGAGAAGGCAATTCTGGATATCAAGTCTTTGGAGTACTTGGAGGAAGTCAACACGGATGACAATTCAATCGTCAGCTCGAAGCTAGTTCAGCATTACCGATTGAGAACCTCGACCTGTACAGTTGACAACTTTAGCAAGCTGACGCTAGGTCACATTGAGATCAAACAAGCTGGCGTTTTCCAATGGGGAAGCTGTGAGAATACCACGGGCCCAGCTGGTACTCGTGTTGCTTTATTCATGGCCGACTTTGAACGAGCTCCGGCTACACACTCAAATTCAACTGGGAAGCGCCGACGTTACCATTCGACTTATCCAACTATATCCCTCCGCTtgaagagatcgaggagTTTCATCTGCAAACCAACTCTCAATCGCCTTCAGCTGAAGGCCGAGAAAAATGTAACTGAGCTGTCATCTCAAACACGCATTCACACCATCGCGGTACAAGACGCCAATTTACCTGGTCTCACGGCAGGCGATATCGCGGCTTTTATTTCTGGAAACATCAGCGACACCTCGGGCTTCCGGGGAATCGAGAGCTTTTATCCTTTCCCCAACAACATCCGAGTTGATGACCAATTGAAACTTGGTATGCTTCTTGCCGGAGAGGACACCTCGACTATCGAGACACTTTGGCAAGATGACAATGTGGAGCGAGCGGCTTCAGCTTACTACCGTGGCCTCACGGCCCAATTGCTACATCTAGGGCTTTCTCAAAGGACGAATCTGACCGTCTACGGGTCCGCCCGCTTGACGGAGAGCCGCGTCCTGATGGCAGAGCTTCCTCTCCGTATACTGCAGGCTTGTCTCGCGGTCACCGTGTTGTTCACGGCGACGATGACTACAGTTGTCTTCCGAGCAGCGACAGCCTCCTGGAATTCAGCCCATATTTCCGCGATCGCGGCCGTGACCGCGAACAGTGAAGATTTCCGATCTTCATTGCGGGGCTCTGGACCGTCTTCTGCTTCGCGTCTTCGAAGTCGGTTCGTAGGGAAACTCTACTCTTCCAAGAATGAGTTGGGAGGGACTTCCATCCACGTTTTTGGCAACAGCGAGCGAAATTCAATCACCGAAGAAGAGTACGATGATCAATATCGCGCCTGGAAACCATTCCCTGAACTTATTTGGCGTGTTATTCTTTTCGTTTTGATTTGCTCAGCCATTGCGACTTTGGAAGCTTTGTTGCACGTTTCTCAGACTAACAGTGGCCTTGGCACCGCGTCTCCTTCTAGCGAATATACCCATTACTTGTGGACAATCATTCCTGCTGGGGTCATGTCAGCGTTCAATCTTATTTACGGCAGCATTGATTTCAACACGCGTTGTTTGGCTCCGTACGCGCATCTCAACAAGCCTAAAGGAGCGACCTTTGAAAAATCGATGCACTTGAGTTTTCTGGACTCACATGGTTTCACTATCACTCTTCGTTCCGCCTGCTCGAAAAACTTTGCAGTTCTTGCAACTACAATTGCGACAGGTGCTGCTTGGGCTTTGACTATCGTGGTCAGCGGTCTATTTTCGGCCGTCGAGATACCTTCTCATACTTCTAAAAACTTCACTCGGGTGGGAGGCTTTCCTGATCCCCGAACCATCGCCGGTATCAAACTCAATATGGAAGAAACTCAAGAGGTTGCTGGCATAATGACCTCACAGTACATTTTACAATACAACTACAGTTTTCCTCGCTGGACCTACGACGAGTTTGCGTTTGCAAATGTCACACTCCAAGATGATTTCGATTCATCACTCATGAATGGGTCTTTTGTGGACGTTCGTGTGCCGGCTGTCAGAAGCGCTCCCGTGTGCCATCCGATGAGCATGGCAGAACTGAAGCCGAACCTCACTGCATACACATCCCAAAATCCACCGGCATATCAGCTGCGAGTCCAAACCGAGACATTAGCCTGTCCTGATTCTAAGGTGAATTATCCTTGGGAAAGCAATGTTTTTACCGTGTACAAGCTTGAAGATGGCCCATTCGGCTACTCGATGCAGGATGGCTGCTATTCCCCGGACGTGAGGGTGGACTCACACTCCCATTACACGGAATTTTATGTTTGGGGCCGCATAGAGGCCGGTTCGATCAATTACGTCACAGCGCTGAACTGCATTCAGTTCGCTGAGAACGTGGATGTTTTGACTCGTTTCAAATTGCCAACCATGGAGATTGACGAGGAACATCCTCCAATCGCAGACGAATCTACAGCAAAGCTTGCCCCGAATCTATACATGCCAATTCCGGAGTGGTGGGCACTGAACACAAATGGAGACTATCCTTTACTTGACGGATTTTTCTATCTCCTGATCGCTGGGAAATACGCGATTACACCAGATGATCTGATGAGACCGGAAGGGGATCAAACCGTGATTCGAGCCATCAAACGCCAACACAAACTCATCAACGCTCAACAATTGAGCAATTACACGCGCTCGACAGCAAATGACACAATAAAGCACGCACCCCTTCTTGGCAACATCACGATAACGAACAATCGGAGATTGGTCCAGGACGCCACCTCAACGAGGATTTTGGAGGGACTTCTGGGTGCCATGGTCGTTTTGGGAGTATTTGGTAGTATTATCCTAAATACTGACCGTGTACTGCCGAAAAATCCATGTAGCATCGCGACGGTAGCGAGTCTTTTGGCGGACTCGAATCTGCTGGATCAGTTTTCGCAAGGGCTGTGGGACCCGAACGGGAAGAACCTTGACCAAATCTTTGCTGGGCGTCGGTTTTTCTTGGGCTGGTGGGAATCTAATTCAGCGAGCGGTAATAAGGTGTTCACGATTGACCATGATCTGGTGGAAAAAGAAGCTTGATGCTTGTCGACGGCGGCTGAGGTATACGTAATACAGTGTATACTATCATTGATATACTATGTAGGATATCAAATCATGAGCCACCTCGTGTGAAGAGTGCGCAATGGTAATGTATTTAACGGCTTCACAATATCGGAATGGAGACGAAGAGTGCCACACAATTTTAGGTGTTGGCTTTGCTCTATATAAGCACTGCCCGCAGCGATTTGATTGCGTCCGTGGGTTTTGCAGCCGTGACCTGGACGGATCAAGTGTATAGCTACCGAAAAATAAAAGTAAACTTCAACCTTACCCAATGCATGATAAATTTTCGACTAGGAGGAAATCACTTCAAGACTTGAATGTCACTTGAACGTCCCGAATAGTGTATAGAATGATACATCGGATTTGACTTTCAAACAAGGTAAAAATACTAGCAAAACTGGAGCTTATCACGCAATTGGGCCAAGTATCATTCTTAGCTCCTATGACTAGCCTGACTGGCATTGATTGCAGATGCAATCGCTGCTGTAATGTGGACTGGGCCGAACCCGCCCCAAAGCTCTCGGAATTGTTTTTGGAAACCTCAAAAATAATTTCTTGAAACCGAACTAAGGCCAAGTCACAAAGAATAAACGAGGAAATCAGAACGCTGCTAAATGAACCTTTGAACCTCGATCTCCGTTCTACGAGCAAAAATGCCAGATTGATGGGGGTCACTTCTTCGGGCCTTTTAGTAATGGCGAGCGTGGCCAACACGGCGCTTACGCATGCGCATTTCAGAGGCCGCGCGAGCAACTTTAACCGCCTTGATAGAAAGGTCTGAGCTTTGTCCAGCGGTACACCGGGTACCATATGCCATCTGCTGAGATGGGGTCCATTGTCCATTGGCGCAACGCTGGAACGAGGTACCAGCAAGACAGTTCCAGAGGCCCTCGGGACTGCATGGGCCGGTCAACGCGCCAGCTTcagtcgaagaagaggaggaaggggcGAATGAACTAGTAGACGATGAGGCTGCAGGCCGAGGCACACCGACAGTGCTTATTGCGACTGGCACGATCGTATTGGCAGGAGCAGTGGGTTCTGTTGACGACGTGGTCGATATCTGGGCCGGCATACTAgtctgagaaggagatccGGTAGGAGCGCTACCTGGTACAGTGGAGGAGACAGGCGCAaagccagagccagagccagagccagagccagagccagagccagagccagagccagagccagagccagagccagagccagagccagagccagagccagagccagagccagtaACACCAGCGCCAGCAAAGGTGGGAATACCAGAACACGCGGGAGCACCTTCTGCAATGAGATTTGTGTCGTTCTTCAAGGTAATGGGATTCGGCCCGGGCTGAGGAAAGCGAATGTCGACGCCTTCCAGCGTCTTACAGCCGTTGATGTTGGCCACAAACATTGGCGGATAGTTGGCGGTTCGTTTTTGGACAACAGGAGTAGATCGCTTGTTAGAAGACTTCGTGACAGTCACAGGTGCACAGTTCATGTACATCTCGCGGTTGCCAATGCGATTGAACCAAGTCCAAGCGAGGGTGTACTTTCCAGGAGCAAAATCATCGGGAATAGTGTAATTGAAGAGGGTGGGATTCGGGGCATTGGCATCGCCGCCGATGTTGCCAGCAACATTAGCAGGACAGCCACCCTCAAATGACTGAATCACCTTCCAGGAAGTGGACTTGGAGGGAGCTCGGTCTTCAGTCAGGCTTATTTGGCAGGAGCCGCCGCCGTGGGTGGCCTGGCCCTGGAGATGAAGCTGTTGCGCGACACCAGCCTCGATGAAATTCTCCTTTGTCACTGCGTAGACGTCACCACGAAGCTTACAAGGGAAGTTTCCACCTTGGGAATCGAGCGGAGAGGTGTCTAGCGATTCTTTTCCATACGGAATGGGCAAGGACATTTTCATGTGCGCGTTGATGGTAGTCGCACTCAGGGCGGCCAACAAGAGTTGTGTTGTGAGCATCGTGGAGAAAAATGTAACCTTTTGACTGGTTCGACAGATCAAGATGCAAAATGTGAATTTGATTCGTACCAGGCGAATAGAATTCAAAAGATAAGAGAGTGGACGTTGGTGGTTTGAAGAAAACCAAATCAagcgaga comes from Penicillium oxalicum strain HP7-1 chromosome I, whole genome shotgun sequence and encodes:
- a CDS encoding 60S ribosomal protein L4-A — translated: MASRPTVSIATAEGKPSGATQPLPTVFGAPIRPDIVQQVHTGMAKNKRQPYAVSEKAGEQTSAESWGTGRAVARIPRVSGGGTHRAGQAAFGNQCRSGRMFAPTKVWRKWHQKLNLNQKRFATASALAASSVPALLFARGHRVAKVPEVPLVVESKTFEGAALTKTKAAIALLKAIGAGEDLVKVQKSRKLRAGKGKLRNRRFRQRRGPLVVYNPEVDGKELVRAFRNVPGVETSSVFSLNLLQLAPGGHLGRFIVWTSSAFEALDQVYGTTTTPSALKKDFLLPSAMVANADLTRLINSSEIQAVVRGPKGEARTKRVNVQKKNPLRNKQVMLRLNPYAAAYSKQKLGQQKVEAGKPERASAGFANVLHEN